The genomic window GCCGCTCCGGACCCGCCACCGATACTGCCCGCCTATGCCCACCGACCTGAGGTTCCCCGCGCCCGACGGCGTCATGTTTCAGACCCGCGCCACGCTGATTTGTGTTCAGGACAACAGGTTGCTCACCTGCTGGGACGAGCGTTTTCCAGATTTTTTCGCCTTGCCCGGCGGCGCGGTTCAGACTGGCGAAAGCTCAGCGGCGGCGGCCCAGCGCGAGTGGCACGAGGAAACCGGGCTCCGGGCAGACGTGACCCGCTGCGCCACGCTGGAACGCTTCTTCCACTGGGAAGGGCGTGAACGTCACGAGTTCGGGTTCTTCTTCCGGGTGGAGTTGACTGGAGAGCTGCCCGCCACCGTGCTGGATAATCCGCACGTCTTTTTTCGCTGGCTTGCCGTGGACGCCCTGGACGACCACACCCTTTATCCCCGCTGCGTGCCCCAGCTTTTGCGCCTCCCTGCCGGCGAAATCGGGCATTTCGTGACGGACGAGCGGGCATGAAGCGCGTCTTGATTGTCGGCAGCCCCGGCGCGGGCAAAAGCACCTTTGCCAAAAAACTGGCGGCACGAACGGGTTTGCCGCTCACCCATCTGGACGACCTGTACTGGAACGCGGGCTGGGAAAAAGTCGAGCGGGATGTGTGGCTGAAGCGCTTGCAGACCGCGCTGGACGGCGACGCCTGGATTATGGACGGCAACTACGGGAGCACACTTGACCGGCGGGCCGCCCGCGCTGACACAGTAATTTTCTTTGTGCCGCCGCGTGAACTTTGCCTGTTGCGGATGCTCCGGCGCGAGCTGAGCGGACAGCACCCCCACATCGCCGGGTTGCGGCCCCGCCTGCCGGACTGGGAATTCGTGCGCTATACCTGGACTTATCTGCGCAAGGTACCGCAGATGCTGGAAACATTGGCACAGCACTGGCACCTACGGCTTGTTCTGGTCAGGAGCGACAGAGAGGCGCGGCAGCTCCTCAAACGAGGCTAAAGTCCTGTGGCCTTTCTTAACACGCCCTTCGGCTTACGCGCTGCTGCGCGATGTCTGGGACTTTCCGCCGCAGGCCGACTGGCAACTCGCGCAGCTCCGCACGGTGCCGGGGCTGCGGCTGGTGGTCCTGAAAAGTGACGCCGACATAAACAACTTTCTGGAGCAAATCCAATGACCGAACAGGCCCAGTACCGCGACCCCCGCCTCGTCATCCTCTACGACCGGCTCAACCGCTGGGGCGCCGATGACGACTTTTTCCTCGCGCTGGCGAACGAGACGCCGGGGTGCCGCCTGCTCGACCTCGGCTGCGGCACCGGACGCCTGACCACTGCCCTGGCGCGGGCTGGGCACCAGGTCACCGGCCTTGAACCGGCCCGCGCCTCATTGGAGGTGGCGCAGCGCAAGCCGGGGGCCGAAGCGGTGTGCTGGTTACAGGGCAGCGCGCAGGACGCCCCCACGGCGGCCTTCGACCTCTGCCTGATGACCGCGCATGTCGCGCAGGTCTTTGTGGAAGACGACGCGTGGCAGGACGTTTTGCAACACATTCACCGCGCCCTCGTTCCCGGCGGGCGACTGTCCTTCGACATGCGCGACCCGGCGGCGCGGGCGTGGGACACCTGGGATTCGGCGGGCAAGCGCGAGCGGCTGACCCTGCTGGACGGCAGCGAAGCCGAAACGTGGTGCGACGTGCTGGACGTAGCCGGCCCTATAGTCTCTGGTCCAGTGGTTCACTTTGCCGAGCACACCCGCTTTTTGCCGGGTCAGGACGTGCTCACCTCAACCTCCCGTCTGCGCTTTCGCCGTGAGGACGAATTGCGGGCCAGTCTGCAGGCCGCCGGTTTTGCTGTGGAGCAGGTCTACGGCGGCTGGCACGGCGAGCCGGTGGGCACGGGTTGCGGAGAACTGGTGGTCGTGGCGCGCAGGCCGGGGTAACGCGGCTCCATCCGCCATTCCGCTTACCTTCCTCCTTACGCTGTGGGCGTAAACTGTTGGCAGACGTTCAGACTCTGTTTGAACCTTTGCCCTGTGTTTGCCTTGCCCACCGTTGCCGCCGCACCCTGGAGGTTGTCATGCTCAAAGTCCGCTCCGAATTCAAACCGTCCGGCGACCAGCCCACCGCCATCGCGTCCCTGGTGGACGGACTGGAAAGTGGGCTGAGGTATCAGACCCTGCTGGGCGCGACGGGCACCGGCAAGACCTACTCCATGGCGAAAGTCATCGAGGAAGTGCAGCGCCCCGCCCTGATCATGGCGCCCAACAAGATTCTGACCGCGCAGCTCGCCTCCGAGTTCCGCGAGTTCTTCCCCGACGCCGCCGTCGAGTTTTTCATCTCCTACTACGACTACTACCAACCCGAAGCATACGTGCCCGGCAAAGACCTCTTCATCGAGAAAGACGCCAGCGTCAACCAGGAAATCGAGAGATTGCGCCACTCCACCACCCGCAGCTTGCTTACCCGGCGCGACACCATCGTGGTGGCGTCGGTGTCGTGCATCTACGGCCTGGGCGACCCCAAGGAATACACCGCGCTCAACGCCATTGTGAAAAAGGGCGGCGTGATGCCGCGCGACGAGCTGCTCGGGCGGCTGGTCAACATGCAGTACGAGCGCAACGACATCGAGCTGATGCCGGGGCGCTTCTCGGTCAAGGGCGAGACGGTGACGGTGTGGCCCGCCTACGACGAGCAGCCGCTCCGCATCGAACTGTGGGGTGACGACGTGGAGCGCATCAGCGTGGTGCATCCGCTGACCGGCGAGCGGCTGGGCGACCTCGACGCCACGGTGGTCTACCCCGCCAAGCACTACGTGAGCAGCGCGGGCAACATCGAGCGCGCCATCGGGAGCATTCAGCAGGAACTCGACGAGCGGCTGGAATATTTTCACTCGGTGGGCAAGTTGCTCGAGGCGCAGCGGCTCAAGGAGCGCACCCTCTACGACCTGGAGATGCTCAAGGTGCTGGGCTACTGCTCGGGCATCGAGAACTACTCGCGCCACATCGATGGCCGCGCGCCGGGCGCCACACCCTACACCATGCTCGACTACTTTCCCGACGACTTCATCACCTTCATCGACGAGTCGCATGTCACCGTGCCGCAAATCGGCGGGATGGCGAACGGCGACCGCGCGCGCAAGCAGACGCTGGTGGACTACGGCTTCCGGCTGCCCTCGGCGATGGACAACCGCCCACTGAACTTCGAGGAGTTCCTGAGCAAGACCGGGCAAACGGTGTTCGTGTCGGCCACCCCCGGCCCCTTCGAGAACCAGGTCAGCGACAGCGTGGCCGACCAGATTATTCGCCCGACCGGGCTGGTGGACCCCGAGGTGACCATCCGGCCCATTCAGGGGCAAATCGAAGACCTGCTGGGGCGGGTGCGCGAGCGGACGGCGGCGGGCGAGCGCACGCTGGTCACCACCCTCACCAAGCGGATGTCCGAAGACCTGACCGAGTACCTGCTGGAAAAGGGCGTCAAGGCGCGGTATCTGCACTCGGACATCGACTCGGTGGAACGTCAGGTGATTATCCGCGACCTGCGCCTGGGGCATTACGACGTACTGGTGGGCATCAACCTGCTGCGTGAGGGGCTCGACCTTCCCGAAGTCTCGCTGGTCGCCATTCTGGACGCCGACAAGCCGGGTTTCCTGCGTTCGGACCGCGCCCTCATCCAGACCATTGGCCGCGCCGCCCGCAACGTGAACGGCGAGGTGATCTTGTACGCCGACGTGGTGACACCCGCCATGCGCTTTGCGATGGACGAAACCGCCCGCCGCCGCGAAAAGCAGCTGGCCTACAACGAGGAGCACGGCATCACCCCGCGCACCGTCATCAAGGGCGTGCGCGACGTGATTCGCGGTGAGGAACTGGAAGGCGAAATCAGCAGTGAGAACGTCTCGGGCGACCGCGACAGCCTGACCGCGCAGCTCACCGACCTCGAACTCGACATGTGGCAGGCGTCCGAGGCGATGGACTTCGAGAAGGCCGCCAGTCTGCGCGACCAGATTCGCGCCATCGAAGCCAAGCTCCAGGGCAAGGAGTTCAAGCAGGCGACGGTGCCGGGGCAGAAGGCACGGCGGAAAGGGCGGCGCTGAGCATGGGGCGGGGGGCGAAGTGGCTTCCCGCCGCACTGATTGCCCTCATCTTTCTGGTGGTGGCGCTGGTGTGGGGCATGACCGGGCCGACAGCGGTGGTATTAGCGCTTTGCTTTCTGGCTGCCGTGCTCTCCGCCTCCCAGCGCTGCTAAGCAGGGGCCACTCTGCTGCTTGAATGGGCCCCAATCGCCTCAGAGGCATAGCTGAACACCCAGGGGCGCAGCGTGCAGAAAGCGGGCAGAGGGGGCTTTGTCCTAAATCACTCGCCGCTCCGGCAGGCTTTGGCCCCGGCTCAGGCGGTGTTCGAGTGCCCTTACCGCGCGGGTCAGCGTGAAGGTCAGCACAAAGTAGATGACGGCCAGCACGGCGTAGACCTCGAACTGACGGTAAGTGGCGTTGGTGATGTAACGCCCCTGGCTGAACAGCTCCTGCAAGGTGACGGCGCTCGCCAGGCTGCTGCCCAGAATCAGGCTCACGAACTCGTTGCCGAGCGCGGGCAGCGCCACCCGCCACGCCTGCGGCAGTACCACGAAGCGCAGCGCTTGCCCCCGCGAGAGGCCCAGGCTACGGGCCGCCTCAATTTGTCCCGCAGGCACACTTCCCAGCCCGCCGCGCACAATTTCAGACGTGTAGGCCGCGCTGTACAGTCCCAGCGCCAGCACCGCCGCCGGGAAGCCCGCGAGCGTGAGGCCGAGCGTGGGCAGCCCGAAGTAGATGACGCTCAGCAGCACGATGAGCGGAATGCCGCGCACCACCTCGACATAAATGTTTCCTATTGGGCCGAGCAGCGGCACCCGGTAAACCCGCACCAGCCCCAACGCAGTACCGACCACCACTGAGACGACCAGTGCACACAGGCTGACCGCCAACGTGACACCCAACCCCGAGAGCAGCAGCTGGGGGTAGTCGCCGGAGAGGGCCGTCTGGAAGCCAGTCAGCAGATCAGTCATGCCGCCGGGCTTACTTCTGGACAATCCATTTGTTGAGCAGCTTCTGGTACTCACCGCTCCTCTTCAGGCGGGCGAGCGTTCGGTTGGCGGCGGCGGCGAGGTCGCTGCCCTTCCTAAAGACCATGCCGTAGTCCTCAGCGACCAGCACGGCTCCGGCCTTGTCGAACTGTCCTGGCAGGCGCTTTTTCAGGTCGTTCACGGTGGGCGCGTCCCCAATTAGCGCAGCGATGCGGCCTGAACGCACATCTGCCAGCCCCGCAGCAAAGTCGTCATAGACCTTGATAGTGGCTCCCCTGGGTTTAAGGGTCTGCTCGGCGGCGTATTGCCCAGTCGTGTTCGCCTGTACGCCCACCGTCTTGCCCTTCACGTCGGCGGGCCAGGTGAACTTGCCCGGGTTACCGCTCCGGACAATAAACACCTGAGCGCTGCGGTAGTAGGGCTGGCTGAACGTCACCACTGTGGCGCGCTCAGGCGTAATGGTGATGCCGCTCATGGCCACGTCCACCCGGCCCGACGTGACCGCCTGCGGCATCAACGCTCCAAACCCGACAGGCCGAATCTCCAGCCGCACGCCGAGGTCATGGGCCACAGCGCGGGCGATGTCGATGTCGAAGCCCTGGACCTGGCCGTCTGATCCCTTGAACTCGAAGGGGGCGAAGGTGGGGTCTGTTCCCAGGACCAACGTGCCCTTTTTTTTCACCTCTGCCACCGAGGCCGCTCCCGCAGAACAGGAGATGGAAGCCAGGACAAGCAGTAAGGCGGCGGACAGGCGCTTCATCCACCCAGAATAGCGGTTCAGACGCCTCCCCACGTTCCGGACAAGACCCAAGGGCAGTTAAACCTCCTCGACTGCGGCGCGCCACGTGGGCGAACGAAAATGCGGAGGCTGGCCGCCGAAAGTGTTTCTTCATTCCCTCTCCCCCGGCGGCGCAGGAGGCAGCACGAAAGCAGTCGTATGGCACGGCATCGGCGACATTCGCCTGGACGACGTTCCCGAACCCAAGATCGAGGCCCCCACTGACGCCATCGTGCGGCTCACCGCCAGCGCGATTTGCGGCACCGACCTGCATTTCATTCGCGGGACGATGAGCGACATGGTGCCCGGCACGATTCTGGGCCACGAGGGCGTGGGCATCGTGGAGGCGGTCGGCCCCGAGGTCCGCAACTTCGTGCCCGGCGACCGGGTGGTCATTCCTTCCTCGGCGTCGTGCGGGTACTGCCCCCCCTGCCGCGAGGGCAACACCTCGCAGTGCGACAACGCCAACCCCAACGGCCCTTCGGCGGGCACCGCGTTTTACGGCGGCCCCAAGAGCAGCGGCCCGCTCAACGGGATGCAGGCCGAGAAGGTGCGCGTGGTGTACGCCAACTCCAGCCTCGTCAAGCTGCCCGACAACGTGTCCGACGACCAAGCCATCATGATTTCCGACATCTTCCCGACGGCCTACTTCGGCGCCGAAATTGCGGGCGTCAAGACCGGCAGCGTGGTCGTGGTGCTGGGCTGCGGGCCGGTGGGCCAGTTCTCGATCATCAGCGCCAAGCTGCTCGGCGCGACCCGCGTCATCGCGGTGGATCGGCTGGATGACCGCCTGGACATGGCCCGTAAGAACGGCGCCGAGGTCATCAACTTCGAGAAGGAAGACCCGGTGGAAGCGGTCAAGAAGCTGACGGGTGGCCTGCTCGCCGACTGCGTGATTGACGCGGTGGGGGTGGACGCCCAGCACGCGCACGCTGGCCCCGCCAAGCCCGACGCCGAAAAAGAGCAGAAGTTCGAGCAGGAAGTGCAGGAAGTCGCCCCAGATGCCAAGCCGGAAAAAGACGGCCAGTGGACCCCCGGCGACGCGCCTTCGCAGGCCAGCGAGTGGGCCATCGAGATGACCAAGAAGGCCGGTCAGATCGGCATCATCGGCGTGTACTCACCCCAGATGACCACCTACCCCATCGGCAAGGCCATGAATAAGAACCTCACCATCCGCATGGGCAACTGCAACCACCGCGCCATCATTCCGGGTCTGGTGGACCTCGTCGCGGCGGGCGTGGTGGACCCGGCCCGCGTCCTGACCGAGCACGAGCACCTCGGCAGCGCGATTGAGGCTTTCGAAGCCTTCGACAAGCGGCAGCCGGGCTGGATCAAGGTCGAGTTGGAGCCGCAAGCAGGCTAAGGACAAAGCAGCAATAGCAAAGCGGCGCCCTGACACGAGCGCTGCTTTTTGCTGCCTGGAAATGTCGGGGCTTCAGCCCACGCCCGGTCCCATACCATCCGCTTTTCCGCTGATTTCCGGCCTCTGGCGCGGCAGCAGCAGGTTCGCCACGATGCCGACGAGCGCTGCGAGCGCCATCCCGTGCAGTTCGAGTTTGGTGCCCGCCACGTTCAGCGGAAAGCTCGCCCCGCCGAGGCCCAGCACCAGAATCAGGCTGACAATAATCAGGTTGCGGCTGTGGGCGAAGTCCACCTGCGCCTCGGCCAGCGTGCGGATGCCGACCGAGGCGATCATGCCGAACAGCAGGATGGACACGCCGCCGAGGACGCCTTGCGGCAGCCCCTGCAAAACGGCGGCCAGCTTGGGCGAGCAGCCGAAGAGAATGGCGAACACTGCGCCGATCTGAATCACGCGGGGGTCGTACACACGGGTCAGCGCGAGCACCCCGGTGTTCTCGGCGTAGGTGGTCGCGGCGGGCCCACCCATCACCGCGCTGCTCATGTTGGCGATGCCGTCGGCGAGCAGGGTGCGCGAGAGCCCCGGATTCGCCAGAAAGTTCTTGCCGACGACCCGCCCGTTGACCACCACGTCGCCCACGTGCTCGATGAAGGTCACGATGGCGACCGGCGCGATGATGGCGACCGCCCGCCAGTCGAGCGCCGGACCGTGAAACGGCGGCAGCCCCAGCAGCGGCGCGGCGGCGATGTCGGCCAGCGCTTTGGCGCCCACCTGTCCGGTTGCCAGCGCCACGAGGTAGCCCGTCACCACGCCGATCAGGATGGGAATCATCCGGAACAGCCCGCGCCCGTAGATGCTGGCGATGATGGCCGCGAGCAGCGTGACCAACGCCAGCCCCCAGTTCGTTTTCGCCTGATCCACCGCCACGCTGCTCAGCCCCAGTCCGATCACGATAATCACCGGCCCCGTCACCACCGGCGGAAACACCCGCAGCAGCCGCTCGGTGCCGAACAGTTTGACCAGCCCCGAAAACAGGACATACATCAGCCCCGCCGCAATGAGGCCCCCCGCCGCCGCTGCCGGGCCCATCTCCTTGATGACCAGCGCCGTCGGCGCGATAAAGGCGAACGAACTCCCCAGGAAAATCGGCACCTGCCCGCGCGTGAGCAGGTGAAAAATCAGCGTGGCGACCCCGGCCCCGAACAGCGCCACCGAGGGCGACAACCCCACCAGAATCGGCACCAGCACCGTGGACCCGAACATGGCGATGGAATGCTGCAACCCCAGCACCACCCGGCGCTGCGGCGGGAGATCGGGAAGGGGGGGCGGCGCGGCAGTCTGCGTCATGGGGAAAGTGTAGTGGGCAGGGGGAGGAGACGAGAGACAGAAACATGCTTCTGCTGTGGCCTTCTTTTCGCTGCTCCACGTCCAACGGAGAAACGCAGAACGCCAGGGCCGTCGTGCACGAAGTGCGCGGGCCTCGCGTCTGTAGAAATCACGAGCATCCAGACCACCCCACGCACTTGAGGAACACTGACCTGCACGCGCCATCACCGCAAGGTGCATAGCGCCAGCGTTAAGCCCCCTGCCCCTCTGGGGTAGGGGGTTTGGGGGCGGGGCAAAAAGCTAAAGCCGAAGTTCTCACCCCTCCACCCCCGCCCCAATCCCGTACCCTCTACCCCATGAATGCCAAAGGCGACCTGATTGCCCGCCTCGTGTCCCTGGGACTGGGAACCCCCACCTTCGAAGCCGAAGCCCACGGCCCCGCCCACGAACGCACCTTCCACGTCAAGGTCTGGTCGAGCGGACAGGTCATTGCCACCGCCGAGGGCCGCACCAAAAAGGACGCCGAACGCCTCGCCGCCGAACTCGCCCTGCGTGAACTCGATGGCTCGGACGCGCCTCCTGTGCCCGCAGCCCCGGCGACCCCCATCGCCCAGCAGAGCGAACCCTGGCCGATCTACGCGCAGGTGCTCGCTGAGGCGGTGGAAGCCGCGATGGAATTTGCCCGCGAGGACGCCACTCTGGACGAGGTGCGCCGCGACGCCGGACGCTTTTACCGCGAACTGCTGGCCGACCTCGGGCACGGCCCCGACGCCTGAGCGTGCCCACGTCCCGTCCCAGGGGAATCCACCAGGGCGCCGCCGCCGAGGCCCGCGCCGCCGCGCATCTCGAAAGCCTCGGGCGCGAAATCGTGCGGCGCAACTACCGCATTCCGGGCGGCGAGATCGACCTCGTGAGCCGCGAGCCGGGCGGCACCCTGGTCTTCACCGAGGTCCGGCAGCGGCGGCAGGCCCGCTACGGCAGTGCGCTCGACAGCGTGACCCCGCGCAAGCTGGCCCTGATGCACCGCGCCGCGCTCGAGTACCTGACGCGAGAGTGTGGCCGCGACGACCTCCCCTGCCGCCTCGAAGTCCTGACGATTGAGGGCGAGGCGGACACGGGCGAACTGCGCTTGCTGGCCGTGGAGGGCTAGGGAAGCGCCCCTACTTCCGCCGAAACGCGAGCGCCAGCAGAAAAATAGCCGTGTTCACCAGCACGATGGTCGCCCCCGGCGCGGTGTCGAGGTAATAACTGGCATACAGCCCACTGACCCCGCCGAGGATGCCCAGAGCGGCGGCGAGCAGCATCATGGTCCGCAGGCTCCGCGAGAGCAGGCGGGCGGCGGCGCTGGACGTGATCAGCAGGCTGACGCTGAGGGTGGTCCCCACGAGCTGCACCGTCAGCACCACCACCAGCCCGATCAGCACCAGCAGCAGGTTGTTCAGCCGCGTGACCGGCAGCCCCACCGTCCGCGCCTCGGTGGGGTCGAAGGAAGCGAGCAGCAGCTCCTTCTGAATCGCCGTGAGCAGCCCGCCTACCCCCAGCGTGACCGCCAGGGCGCCCCACAGGTCGGCGGGGGTCACGCCCAGCGGGTTGCCGATCAGGAAATTGCTGAGGTCGGACGTGAAGGTGGGGGCCCGCGACAGCAGCACGATGCCCAGCGCGAACATCCCCACGAAGACGATGCCGATGGCGCTGTCCTGTTTCAGCCCACTGCGACGTCCGATCCAGCCGATGCCCAGCGCCGTGAGCACCGCCGCAATCGCCGCGCCGAGCAGCAGGTTGCCCTTGAGGAGAAAGGCAGAGACGATGCCCGGCAGCACCGCGTGGCTCATCGCGTCCCCGATGTAACTCAGCCCGCGCAGCACCACCCAGGCGCCGATCAGCGCGCACAGGATGCTCACGAGGCTCACCGCGAGCAGCGCCCGGACAAAGAAATCGAATTGCAGCGGGTCGGTCAGCCAGTGCATGTTCAGGGGGCCCCCGCCGCGCCCGGCCCGCCGCCCGTGAAGGTCGCCTCCACGTTCTGCGGCGTGTACACCGCGTCCGGCGTGCCGTCGGCAATCACCCGGCGGTTGATGAGGACAATCCGGTCACACCAGCGCCGGGCCTGTTCGAGGTCGTGCGTCACCATCACCACGGCGCGGCCCTGGTCGGCCTGTCTCCGCAACAAGGCCATGAGCTGTTCCTGCGTGGTCACGTCCACCCCAGTCAGCGGTTCGTCGAGCAGCAGCAGGTGCCCTTGCCGCGCCAGCATTCGGGCAAGCAGCACCCGCTGACGCTGGCCCCCCGAGAGCGCGCCGATGTGACGGCTCCGCAGGTCGTACACGCCGGTTTCGCGTAGCGCGTCCTCCACGATCTGCCGGTCACGGGGCCCCGGCCAGCGCAGCCAGCCGAGCCGCCCGGTGCGGCCCATCATCGCCGTGTCCCAGACCGTGACGGGAAAGCCCCAGTCCAGCGTCTGCTGCTGCGGCACGTAGGACAGGCAGGTGCGGGGGCTGTGGCCGGGGTCGAAGGTCACCCGGCCCTCATAGTCGGTCAGCAGCCCCGCCAGGGCGCGCAGAAGGGTGCTTTTGCCCGCGCCGTTGGGGCCGATCACGGCAGTGAACTGCCCGGCCTCGAACCGCAGGGTGGCGTTCTCAAGGGCCACCTGCGAGCCGTAGCGCACTGTCAGTCCCTCCACCCCGAGCATCGCCGCAGGCTAGCAGAGAAATGCGAATTGCATATCAAATACTGCTCACGCCTCGCCCAGCGGGGAACTGTCCAGCGCCGCACCGAACAGCCCCGCCTGCCGCTGCCGCCACACATCCAGCGCCTTGTGGTCCAGCCGCGAGAGGGCCGCGCCCCGGACCGGCTGCCGGGGCCGGTCCGCCTCGGCGCGGTAGACCTCCACCGACAGGCGGCGGTGCGTCATGCCGTGCTGCACAGTGCCAAGACACTCTTTCACCTCGGCGCCCAGGCGAGCTTGCAGACGGGCCAGAGCATCCGCTGCCGTCTCCCGCGCCCCGATTTCTTCCAGCGGCAAACCGAACAACCCGCCCAGCAGCGAGCCCTCCCGCTTTTCCAGCACGGCGTACTCGGCGTCCCCGATCAGGAGGGCCACCGCCCGCACCTCGCGCGCCTGGGGCCGGGCCTTGGGCGCAGGAAAGTCACCGGGCTGACCCAGTTGGTACGCCGCACAGTGGGCGCTGACCGGGCAGCGGTCACACGCCGGCGACTTGGGCACGCAAATGGTCGCCCCCAGGTCCATCACGGCCTCGTTCCAGGCACCGGGTCGAGCGGGGTCCAGCAAACGGTCAGCCTGTTCCTGCACCCATTTGTCGGACGGGTGAGCCTCTGCCCGCAGCCGCGACAGCACCCGCCGCACGTTGCCGTCGTTCACCGCTCGCGGCTCGCCCAGCGCGAGGCTGCTCACCGCCGCCGCCGTGTACGGGCCCACGCCGGGCAACGCCAGCCACCCGGCGTAGTCTTGCGGAAACCCCTGCTCGTCGATGATGGCCGCTGCCCGGTGCAGGTTGCGGGCACGCGCGTAGTAGCCACAACCTTCCCAGGCCTTGAGCACGGCGTCCTGCGGCGCGGCGGCGAGGGCCTGCACCGTCGGAAAAGCCTCCAGAAAGCGCTCGTAGTACCCCAGCCCCCGCGCCACCTGCGTCTGTTGCAGCAAAATCTCGGCCACCCACACCCGGTAAGGGTCGCGCCGGCCCTCATCTCCCAGCCGCCAGGGCAGGTCGCGCCCCGCCCGGTCAAACCAGCCGAGCAGGTCACGCCGGAGTGCCCCCACTTCCGGGGAAAAAGGAGCCGGACCAGAGGCAGACACGGGCAACGTCATCGCGGGCAGTGTAGGCAAAATGGAACGGAGCAAAGGGCGCCTGGAACGCAAAAACCAGCGGGCGCGAAGGCGAGCCGGTCAGGCCCGAGCTTTCACGCCCGCTGAGTAATGACCGCTCAGCCGCGCGGCCCTTCGGTTCCGCCCCCCGGCGCACGCAGGCGTCGGCGCACGCCCTGGGCATAGTCGGCGAGGTCGGCCAGCAGGTCGGTGACGGTGCTCCGCAGCAGGAACTGGCCGTTCGGCAGCGGCGTCACTGCCAGGAAGGGAGGCCGGGCCAGTGTGTCCAGAATGGCGTTCATGTCGTCCGT from Deinococcus radiodurans R1 = ATCC 13939 = DSM 20539 includes these protein-coding regions:
- a CDS encoding YraN family protein; this translates as MPTSRPRGIHQGAAAEARAAAHLESLGREIVRRNYRIPGGEIDLVSREPGGTLVFTEVRQRRQARYGSALDSVTPRKLALMHRAALEYLTRECGRDDLPCRLEVLTIEGEADTGELRLLAVEG
- a CDS encoding metal ABC transporter permease; the protein is MHWLTDPLQFDFFVRALLAVSLVSILCALIGAWVVLRGLSYIGDAMSHAVLPGIVSAFLLKGNLLLGAAIAAVLTALGIGWIGRRSGLKQDSAIGIVFVGMFALGIVLLSRAPTFTSDLSNFLIGNPLGVTPADLWGALAVTLGVGGLLTAIQKELLLASFDPTEARTVGLPVTRLNNLLLVLIGLVVVLTVQLVGTTLSVSLLITSSAAARLLSRSLRTMMLLAAALGILGGVSGLYASYYLDTAPGATIVLVNTAIFLLALAFRRK
- a CDS encoding metal ABC transporter ATP-binding protein, translating into MLGVEGLTVRYGSQVALENATLRFEAGQFTAVIGPNGAGKSTLLRALAGLLTDYEGRVTFDPGHSPRTCLSYVPQQQTLDWGFPVTVWDTAMMGRTGRLGWLRWPGPRDRQIVEDALRETGVYDLRSRHIGALSGGQRQRVLLARMLARQGHLLLLDEPLTGVDVTTQEQLMALLRRQADQGRAVVMVTHDLEQARRWCDRIVLINRRVIADGTPDAVYTPQNVEATFTGGGPGAAGAP
- the mutY gene encoding A/G-specific adenine glycosylase; translated protein: MTLPVSASGPAPFSPEVGALRRDLLGWFDRAGRDLPWRLGDEGRRDPYRVWVAEILLQQTQVARGLGYYERFLEAFPTVQALAAAPQDAVLKAWEGCGYYARARNLHRAAAIIDEQGFPQDYAGWLALPGVGPYTAAAVSSLALGEPRAVNDGNVRRVLSRLRAEAHPSDKWVQEQADRLLDPARPGAWNEAVMDLGATICVPKSPACDRCPVSAHCAAYQLGQPGDFPAPKARPQAREVRAVALLIGDAEYAVLEKREGSLLGGLFGLPLEEIGARETAADALARLQARLGAEVKECLGTVQHGMTHRRLSVEVYRAEADRPRQPVRGAALSRLDHKALDVWRQRQAGLFGAALDSSPLGEA